TTGGGGTCTCTGCTCTTCTTTTGTGTCTTGCTTctaatgtactttcttttttgtcttttgtccCTAGCCTCAGACTATGGCATGAAATTGCCAATCCTGCGTTCTAACCCTGAAGACCAGATCCTATATCAAACTGAGCGGTACAATGAGGAGACCTTTGGCTATGAAGTGCCCATCAAGGAGGAGGGGGACTACGTGCTGGTGTTGAAATTTGCCGAGGTCTACTTTGCACAGTCCCAGCAGAAGGTGAGGCCTGTTCAGGCCTCTGCTTGACCTGTTACCCCTGGACATCTTCTGCTTTGGGGCCAGAGAGTGTTAAGAGCTTCCCTAAAAGGAAGGAGCAGATGAGCCCTGAGAAACACCTGGATTCCTTCTGCCTCTAGAGAAGCTATAACACCACAAAGCTGCTCTTGCCTTGGGGGTTGGTGACAGAAAGCAATGCCAGAATCCTAGTTTTTGCCACTAATGGATCCTGTTAAAGCTCTTCTGGCTAAccttgtttttacctttttctttttcttctttttttaatttttttattttttgtagagacagagtctcaccctatggcccttggtagagtgccgtggcctcacccagctcacagcaacctctgactcctggcccgagtgattctcttgcctcagcctcccgagtagctgggactacaggtgcccgccacaacgcccggctgttttttggttgcagttttggccggggccgggtttgaacccgccaccctcggtatatggggccagcgccctaccgactgagccacaggcgccgcccacctttttCTTTTACTCCGTCCCTtcctataaatttccttctttccatgCTGAATTTTTGGTTTGTATTCTTTGTTCGTTAAGGTCAGTATGAAACCTCCTTGGTAGTGAAGGAACATAGTATTGATTTGGCCCAGGTAAAGGACTCTAGTCACTCTGGAGTATATCTAGCCTCATCATTtcttacatcattttttttttgtgtgtgatttttttttttggccggggctgggtttgaacccgccacctccggcatatgggaccggcgccttactccttgagccacaggcgccgcccttcttacATCATTTTTGAACTTGAAGCCCAGGCAGGTTCATAATGTTCAAACTGCCTGAAGAGATGTGAAGGTGGTTGTTTTGACATTTGTCTCCTTTTCTAATTCTGGAAGGTATTTGATGTTCGATTGAATGGCCATGTCGTGGTGAAGGACTTGGATATCTTTGATCGTGTTGGGCACAGCACAGCTCATGATGAAATCATCCCTATGAGCATCAGAAAGGGGAAGCTGAGTGTCCAGGGGGAGGTGTCAACTTTCACAGGGAAACTCTACATCGAGTTCGTCAAGGTAACTAACACCCCTGCTCTGCCTCACAGCTAAGGATGGGCTTAGAAGAGTGGGTATAGGAGAAGATACTTGGTCCTGTGTGGGGTTGACCACTGTTTACCATTTTATAGGGGTATTATGACAATCCCAAAGTCTGTGCACTCTACATCATGGCTGGGACAGTGGATGGTAAGTTGTGTTTTACTCTGCTTTTTGATTTGGGCTGAAGGATATGGTTCAGGAAATCTTTGGTAGATAATTCAGTTGATCACTATTTTGGAAAAACTTGAAGCCAAATTGTGGGGAATGTGGAGTCAGATGGATGAGGATAAAGTATAACATGATGCTAGTTATAAGCTTTAGAATAAAATCTGTGTTCATATCTTGTTGCCATTTGATCGGCTGTTTGGTCTTGGATAAATAAATTGGGATTAATAATGGTACCTCTTAGTGTGTCCTGACCCTTGTAGTCATTTGGAGTCACCAAAAACTTATCCTTACTGTTTCTTTGTTTGACATCTGTTTCTAAGCTTTCCCAGGAGAAAAAGGTAAAGAGAGGAGTGCTTTAGTGTTTTGGTATGCCCTGAAAGATTGCAGCATTGTTGGACTGTACTGGGACAAAAGTTAACTTTTTTATGTCTCCTCATCCTCTAGGATCCAGCCTTAGGGTGTGTTCTTTCTCAGGGTTTAGAATATCCTGTCTGTCACCTCCCAGATTGATTTTTGTGAAAAAGTCTATGTCTTAGTGGCTTTTCTCCCCCATCCCACCTCTGCCTTTTTCCAACTCATCTTGAATGCACTGGGGATCTAATCTTACTGTCTTGATGTTCTCCCTAAATGCTAATATTAAGACATCTAGGAAGATGTCTTATCAGCAAACAGACCTGTACTCAAGTCCATAGGAGGAGGCAGGACAGAGGGGTTAATGTGTGCTAAAGACCCAGAATTCTGGGGATCAGCTTTTCTTCCATTGCTATGTGAATTGAAAGGGCATATGGGCAtgtgggaaggaggaggagggatttTAAAAGGTTAGATTTTGGGTTTCAGGTCTGGTTCCTATCCAGGTCTGGTTCCTATCCAGTCTGGTTCTCTTGAGGCTATGAAGTAAGACAGGAAAGGAGAATAATGAGCCTCCCTCTGGGCAGGGCTTTTAGTTATGCCTAAAAAAGACTAGTTTTTGTAGCACTTTGCTGTTCTGTAGGCCAGAAGGCTATTTCTGCTAGTTCTGGTCTTTCCTATGGACCCTGGTTGGGTCATAGGGGTTCCTTTACTATTATAGCTCATTTGCTAGTCTTAAGGGTCTCACTTAAATGCTGTGGGTGTTACTTAACaggtgttttctttcttgtgttaGATGTGCCAAAGCTTCAGCCTCATCCAGGattggagaagaaagaagaggaggaagaagaagaagattatgATGAAGGGTctaatctcaaaaaacaaaccaataagaACCGGGTGCAGTCAGGCCCCCGCACACCTAACCCCTATGCCTCGGACAACAGCAGCCTCATGTTTCCCATCTTAGTGGCCTTTGGAGTCTTCATTCCAaccctcttctgcctctgccgGTTGTGAGAACAAATGACCATCCTGAACAGGGTGGAGGGGTGTGGGAAAGAAACCAAACATGTTGGTTTCTGTGTTTTTCACAATGattaatgaaaaaacaaaaaacaaacaaacaaacaaaaaaaccacacacacacaaattaaagagataaaaagaggCAGAGTGAATAGAGAACAGCCCTCATGCACCACCTGGTCCCAGACCTGCTTAATTAAGTC
The sequence above is a segment of the Nycticebus coucang isolate mNycCou1 chromosome 4, mNycCou1.pri, whole genome shotgun sequence genome. Coding sequences within it:
- the MLEC gene encoding malectin, with the protein product MLGGRVVKGAAVALLRLLLLLLLPALRGPGLGVAGAAGAGLPESVIWAVNAGGEAHVDVHGIHFRKDPLEGRVGRASDYGMKLPILRSNPEDQILYQTERYNEETFGYEVPIKEEGDYVLVLKFAEVYFAQSQQKVFDVRLNGHVVVKDLDIFDRVGHSTAHDEIIPMSIRKGKLSVQGEVSTFTGKLYIEFVKGYYDNPKVCALYIMAGTVDDVPKLQPHPGLEKKEEEEEEEDYDEGSNLKKQTNKNRVQSGPRTPNPYASDNSSLMFPILVAFGVFIPTLFCLCRL